In the genome of Desertifilum tharense IPPAS B-1220, the window AGATTTACAAAAAGCGAATCTTTCGCGCTCCAATCTGCGCTACGCCAACCTTCGAGGAGCAGACCTATCGGAAGCCAACCTACATGGGGCGGACTTAGCTTATGCAGATTTATCAGACGCCAATTTAAGTGACGCCGATCTGAGCAATGCAAATTTCAAAAAAACAAATTTGACCGGAGCAAAACTCAGCAACGCCAATCTTTTTCGATCGCAAAACGTCGATTTGCTCGATGCTGAATTTGATACCACAACCATTTGGCCAGACGGTCATCGTCAAAGCCCGAACTAGCCAAAGCCGGTTAGGCCCCCCTTGCCAATAAGGTAAGCTGCAACAGAGACCATTAAGATAGACCGATTAGCGCGATCGCCTGAACAGCAAGGGGAAACGATGAACGAACTCACCCTAGAGTGGCAAGAAGGCTCTCAACTCAGACAAGAAATCATCAGCCAACACCAACCCAGCAAGCATCCCGGAACGATTCGCCTCGGACGAGATCCTGCCCAGTGCGACATCGTTCTCTCGCATCCCACCGTATCCGGCTTGCATATTGAAATCTTTTTCAGCCCCCCACAAGATAGCTTCAAAGTCCGCAACCTCCGGGGCGAAAGCAATCCCCCCATGATTGACGGTCAACTGTTGCCTGAAGGAGAACAGTTTCTCAGCGAAGGCAGTACGATTCAATTAGGGCAAATGTTATTGAGAGTTACTGAAATCTCTAGCGGCGTTCCACCCACCGTCATCATGCCCCCCCAAGCACCCATCCGGTCATCTACTACCCCACCTGCGATCGCGTCGCCCACAGCCCCCCCAACCTATGGGCTAAAGTGTCCGAACTGCGGTCATATTTCCCCCTTCGAGAGGCAAAATCAGCCCTGCGCGAGCTGCGGTCATTTTCTAGTGAATGCGGAAAGCGTCCTGATTCCTCCGAAATAAGAAAATAACAAACAAACCTCACTCCAGAATCGCCGATGTGAGTTTTGAGCATTGGCGATTGCAACCCATACTCTAGAATTTGGCCAGCCATCACAGAAGGATTGGGAGATGCAATCTGAACCTCTACGCTTACGCCTAAGCTGGGAAGATCCAACCACCGGGGAAAGACGAGAACCGCTTCTGACCGTTCCCATCGCCCTAGGACGCGAATTTGCTCGAATGCCGGCCCAACTTGAAGGGCGACGCGTGTCGCGCATGGTTCTAAATAGTTTAGAAGTCTCCCGCTATCACCTTCTAATTGACCTAGAACCAAACGGGTTAATGGTGATTGACCAAAACAGCGGTAACGGCACCTTCGTCAACGGGATGCAGCAGTCTCGCTGCTTATTAGCCAATGGCGACACCCTGCAAGTCGGTC includes:
- a CDS encoding pentapeptide repeat-containing protein; its protein translation is MEKISVEDLLAQYARGQRDFEQVDLSCADLFEANLQEINLKNSKLVQIYLPYGDLSQANLEATQLQGAQLSNTQLYYANFAHADLQKANLSRSNLRYANLRGADLSEANLHGADLAYADLSDANLSDADLSNANFKKTNLTGAKLSNANLFRSQNVDLLDAEFDTTTIWPDGHRQSPN
- a CDS encoding FHA domain-containing protein — its product is MNELTLEWQEGSQLRQEIISQHQPSKHPGTIRLGRDPAQCDIVLSHPTVSGLHIEIFFSPPQDSFKVRNLRGESNPPMIDGQLLPEGEQFLSEGSTIQLGQMLLRVTEISSGVPPTVIMPPQAPIRSSTTPPAIASPTAPPTYGLKCPNCGHISPFERQNQPCASCGHFLVNAESVLIPPK